A single window of Paracoccus albus DNA harbors:
- a CDS encoding ABC transporter ATP-binding protein encodes MTKLVEIRDLRVAFDGIEVLHGINLSVAPGEALGLVGESGCGKSVTWLAALGLLPSKASVSGSVVVDDQELSGAARTVLENVRGGRVAMIFQDASSALNPVLKVGKQLCEALRLHRGLTGAAAKARALELMDTVGIPDARGRFNLYPHEFSGGQCQRLMIAMAIAGEPDLLIADEPTTALDATIQAQILDLLTQLRQDMNMAMVFISHDLGAVAQVCERVCVMYAGRIVEEGEVKMLFDRPSHPYTRGLFDALPRLDGPRTPLVPIRGNVPDPRKKLPGCAFAPRCTQARAFCQQEVPSLLPQTDGRKLACAFPISHSRPAETPQKQFEGAL; translated from the coding sequence GTGACCAAGCTTGTAGAGATCCGCGACCTTCGTGTTGCTTTCGATGGCATCGAGGTTCTGCATGGCATCAACCTGTCCGTAGCGCCGGGCGAGGCGCTTGGCCTTGTTGGCGAAAGCGGTTGCGGGAAGTCGGTGACATGGCTTGCGGCGCTTGGCCTGCTTCCGTCGAAGGCGTCAGTGTCCGGCAGTGTCGTGGTCGACGATCAGGAACTGTCGGGTGCAGCGCGGACGGTGCTGGAAAATGTGCGCGGCGGGCGCGTCGCAATGATCTTTCAGGACGCCTCAAGCGCGCTAAATCCGGTTCTCAAGGTCGGCAAGCAGTTATGCGAAGCGCTGCGGCTGCATCGTGGCCTGACTGGTGCTGCCGCGAAGGCGCGCGCTCTGGAATTGATGGATACCGTCGGCATTCCGGATGCGAGGGGACGGTTCAACCTCTACCCGCACGAGTTTTCCGGCGGTCAGTGCCAACGCCTTATGATCGCAATGGCAATCGCCGGAGAGCCGGACCTGCTGATCGCGGATGAGCCGACAACGGCGCTCGACGCGACGATACAGGCGCAGATCCTCGACCTGCTGACACAGCTTCGTCAAGACATGAACATGGCGATGGTCTTTATCAGCCATGATCTCGGGGCGGTTGCACAGGTCTGCGAGAGGGTCTGCGTCATGTATGCAGGACGCATCGTCGAAGAGGGAGAGGTCAAAATGCTTTTTGACCGTCCAAGCCACCCCTATACACGCGGCCTGTTCGACGCGCTGCCGCGACTTGACGGTCCGCGCACGCCGCTGGTTCCGATCCGTGGCAACGTACCTGATCCGCGCAAGAAGCTGCCCGGCTGCGCCTTCGCGCCGCGATGCACGCAGGCGCGCGCGTTCTGTCAGCAAGAGGTGCCATCGCTTTTGCCGCAGACGGACGGGCGCAAGCTCGCCTGCGCCTTTCCTATCAGTCATTCCCGCCCGGCGGAAACGCCACAGAAGCAGTTCGAGGGGGCGCTGTGA
- a CDS encoding ABC transporter ATP-binding protein, producing the protein MKPLLETRNLVRVYAGRKGLLGKPVAIRAVDGVALRLHQGETLGIVGESGSGKSTLGRMLLGVDPAQDGVVRFDGEALPPLGTKEWRSLRSQMQMVYQDPLAALDRRLKIAAQIREPLDIHAIGSPAERDARVGELLRSVGLGTQHASRYPHELSGGQRQRVVIARALATAPRLLVCDEPVSALDVSIQAQVVNLLRDLTRDSRLSMVFISHDLKVVRNLCDRVAVMYLGRIVEEGPTTQLFAAPKHPYTQALISSVPEPGRVLDSRVILQGEPPDPARRPNGCAFHPRCPLASDICRARVPQLMPVASGQAAACHHVNTVNTVRAA; encoded by the coding sequence ATGAAACCATTGCTGGAAACCCGCAATCTTGTTCGGGTCTACGCGGGGCGCAAGGGTCTGCTTGGCAAGCCGGTCGCCATTCGCGCTGTGGATGGCGTGGCGCTGCGGCTGCACCAGGGTGAAACGCTGGGCATCGTCGGCGAAAGCGGGTCTGGCAAATCGACGCTGGGCCGTATGCTTCTTGGCGTTGATCCGGCGCAGGACGGCGTGGTGCGCTTTGACGGCGAAGCCCTGCCACCACTTGGCACGAAAGAATGGCGTTCGCTGCGCTCGCAAATGCAGATGGTTTATCAGGACCCGCTTGCCGCGTTGGATCGCCGGCTGAAGATCGCCGCGCAGATCCGCGAACCGCTGGATATTCATGCAATCGGCTCGCCTGCCGAACGGGACGCCCGTGTCGGTGAATTGCTGCGCTCGGTTGGCCTTGGTACGCAGCATGCCAGCCGCTACCCGCATGAGCTTTCCGGCGGTCAGCGTCAGAGGGTTGTGATCGCGCGCGCCCTGGCCACCGCTCCGCGCCTTCTTGTCTGTGATGAGCCTGTATCCGCGCTCGACGTATCCATCCAGGCGCAGGTGGTAAACCTGCTGCGGGATCTAACGCGCGACAGCCGCCTGTCCATGGTGTTCATCAGCCACGACCTGAAGGTGGTGCGCAACCTCTGTGACCGGGTCGCGGTGATGTATCTGGGGCGGATCGTCGAAGAAGGCCCGACCACCCAGCTTTTTGCCGCGCCGAAGCATCCCTACACTCAGGCGCTTATCTCATCCGTGCCCGAGCCGGGTCGCGTTCTTGACAGCCGGGTCATCCTGCAAGGTGAGCCACCCGATCCCGCGCGACGCCCCAACGGCTGCGCTTTTCATCCCCGCTGCCCGTTGGCGAGCGACATCTGCCGCGCGCGCGTGCCGCAACTGATGCCCGTCGCTTCGGGGCAGGCGGCTGCCTGCCATCATGTGAATACCGTGAATACGGTCCGCGCCGCGTAA